The genomic segment TGCTGACGAGGAAGCGTTTCTCGAAAAGAACTGGCGGCGGCGTCTGACTTCGGGTGCACAGACCTTTATTGCCGTGCTGGGTGATAAGGATGTCGGCTCGGTGACCGGTGCAGCAAGGAGAGACCGGGACGGTGTTGCCGGTCTCTTTGGGATGTGGGTGGCCCCGGAGGCGCGAGGGCGGGGGGCCGGCAGTCTCCTCGTTCAAAGAGTGATAGACTGGGCGTCTGCCGCCGGTTTCGAACAGGTGTTTCTTGATGTTGCCGACAGCAATCACGCCGCAATCAAGCTCTATGAAAAAGCAGGGTTTCGCCCGACCGGCACTGTCGGGGCTTTGCCATCACCGCGGGAGAACGTTACCGAGCACGAGCGTTCCCTTTCGCTTCGATGAAAGGAACCACGAGACCGGTG from the Roseibium sp. HPY-6 genome contains:
- a CDS encoding GNAT family N-acetyltransferase; translated protein: MRIELLVEDQWQRYQAVRLRALRDTPNAFASTYADEEAFLEKNWRRRLTSGAQTFIAVLGDKDVGSVTGAARRDRDGVAGLFGMWVAPEARGRGAGSLLVQRVIDWASAAGFEQVFLDVADSNHAAIKLYEKAGFRPTGTVGALPSPRENVTEHERSLSLR